A single window of Solanum dulcamara chromosome 5, daSolDulc1.2, whole genome shotgun sequence DNA harbors:
- the LOC129890331 gene encoding uncharacterized protein LOC129890331 produces the protein YIYRESAHSQNLIIINENKKERENRLTEMACYIEEEAWKCSKHPSKKRRTTTGVCSICLRDRLSQLCPHCANVRPCSSNCAAASTTSLSSSSGKIDGGEPAFCRSKSVGIPFLKSRNVNSSSRRNQPESEKSNKIVDGSETVLCRSKSVGIPFLKSQNVNSSSRRNQPESEKSNKIVDGSETVLCRSKSVGIPFLKSQNVNSSSRRNQPKSEKSSKIVDGGETAFGRSNSVGIPFLKSRNVDSGDRGKTTESETSNKMGVGSETELCRSKSVGIPFLKSRNVNSSSRRKTTECEKSEKTAPFWWIFKLRKRGKAFYCNDTRIKEFAMTTVMRSRSVNAAMMTSVSGRNDVNYSPENLKERYSVSPMKVFRQSSGAPKLVN, from the coding sequence tatatatatagagagagcgCCCACTCGCAAAATTTGATAATTATTAACGAGAACAAAAAAGAGAGGGAAAACAGACTTACAGAAATGGCgtgctacattgaagaagaagcaTGGAAATGTTCAAAACACCCTTCGAAGAAACGGCGAACTACTACCGGAGTTTGTTCAATTTGTCTCCGGGATCGACTTTCCCAACTTTGCCCTCACTGCGCTAACGTGCGCCCTTGCTCTTCTAATTGCGCCGCTGCATCTACGACGTCGTTGTCTTCCTCCTCCGGCAAAATCGACGGCGGCGAACCGGCGTTCTGTAGGTCAAAATCTGTTGGAATTCCGTTTCTAAAATCGCGAAATGTTAATTCCAGCAGCCGGAGGAACCAGCCGGAGAGTGAGAAGAGTAACAAAATCGTCGACGGCAGCGAGACGGTGTTATGTAGATCAAAATCCGTCGGAATTCCATTTCTGAAATCGCAAAATGTTAATTCCAGCAGCCGGAGGAACCAGCCGGAGAGTGAGAAGAGTAACAAAATCGTCGACGGCAGCGAGACGGTGTTATGTAGATCAAAATCCGTCGGAATTCCATTTCTGAAATCGCAAAATGTTAATTCCAGCAGCCGGAGGAACCAGCCGAAGAGTGAGAAGAGTAGCAAAATCGTTGACGGCGGCGAGACTGCGTTTGGTCGATCAAATTCCGTTGGAATTCCGTTTCTAAAATCGCGAAATGTTGATTCCGGTGACCGGGGAAAGACGACGGAGAGTGAGACGAGTAACAAAATGGGCGTCGGCAGCGAGACGGAGTTATGTAGATCAAAATCCGTCGGAATTCCGTTTCTAAAATCGCGAAATGTTAATTCCAGCAGCCGGAGAAAGACGACGGAGTGTGAGAAGAGTGAAAAAACGGCGCCGTTCTGGTGGATTTTTAAGTTAAGGAAGAGAGGGAAAGCTTTCTACTGCAATGATACGAGGATTAAGGAATTCGCGATGACGACGGTGATGAGATCGAGATCGGTGAACGCTGCGATGATGACGTCAGTATCCGGTAGAAATGATGTAAATTACTCGCCGGaaaatttgaaagaaagatATTCGGTAAGTCCGATGAAGGTTTTCCGGCAGTCGTCTGGAGCTCCGAAACTGGTTAATTAA